The DNA segment GATGCAAGCCAGCAGCACGCAATAAGGGCTGAGATAACAAACTACATCATCAACAAGGCAAAAGAGCAGTCATACTACCAGTTTGTCAGGGACATGGTGTCAGGGGAAATCTCACGTGATATCTTCAAGAGCATAAAGCAGATTCACCCTACAAGACGTGTTGAAGTAATAAAATCAAAAGCAGTCGAGGCTGTTGTTGCAGCATAAATCCAATGCAGGTTCAGTTGTTAAAAAAATTAAAGGAAGTGTTATAAATGGGAAAAACTGGTATTACTACCTGGACTCAGATCAAAAGTGTATCAGGCCAGCTGAGGCTTGTTCCCCAGAAAGAAGGGAACTACAAAAAGCCGGGCCCAAACCAGCGCTTTAAATCAGGTGCCAAATTAAAAAGAGCTGTTCAGAAAACACAGGACGCAGGACGAGGCGGCAGAAGAGGAAGACAGCAGTCCCGTTCACGCACGCCACAGGTTGATCCGCGCTTCAGAAGGCGCATCAAACGCTCTGCAGCTTCAATCAAAGGCGCAAAAGCCAAATCCAAATAAGAACATAAATGAGACCCTTAATAAACAAAGGTCTCACTTTTTGCTGAGAGAACAAAGGTAGGTTTATTGTGATGAATTCAAAAGAAGCTATTCAGAATTACCTTTTTGCAGAACGTGTCAAGACAAATCTTATCACGGTTTCACAGATGATTCCGGTACTCTGCGAGCTGAAAGGTGCAGAGAAAACCGGTGCGAAAAGAATGCTTAAGATACTTATAGGATCGATAAATCAGGATCTTATAATAGCCTACAACAAAAGTAAAAAAGCCGAATTTCTGGAGGCGTCCGGCATTCTGGAAAATAGTGAAAACATGATTGACAACGAAGATTTTGACGACTTTTCTCTTGCGGTAGGAAAAGCCATGACTAAAGCAACTACTCCTGCACAGCAGGCGTGGCAGGTGTTATCGGAAAATGAATTCGTCTGATTTTTACGATTTTATCGAAACAAGATCGTCTGTCAGGGATTTCAGCAGCGATCCTGTCTCGGATGAGGACCTGAACTATATCATTAAGTGTGCCGGAAAATCCCCGAGTGCAGGAAACCGCGAGTCCTGGGACGTTGTTATCGTAACGGATGAAAGCATAAAAGAAGACCTTTCAGATGCAGCCTTCGGGCAGGAGCATATAATACAGGCACCAGTGGTTCTGGCCGTCTGTGCAAACTATGTCCGTTCGATGTCGCAGTATGGTGAGAGAGGCATACTATATGCAGTCGAAGACGCATCTATTGCAGCTACTTATATGATGCTTGCCGCACATTCACTGAGACTTCAGACATGCTGGACAGGGGCATTCGACGATGATGAAATTTCAGAAATCCTCGGACTTTTAAAGCACGCAAGACCAGTAACGCTGCTTGCGATTGGACACGGCACCCTTCCCGAATACAGGGCGGAAAGAATGCCGATTAGTGAACATGTTCACGAAGAAACCTGGTAAATCAGGGTAAAAAAAATGTCAGATTATCTTGTAACTCTTGAATCAGCATGGATTGTCAAAGACGTAGACACTCTTGACGATGCAATAGGCATAGCAATTAGTGAAGCAGGCAAACGCCTTAACCCGTCCGCGAAATTTGTTGATATTGAAATAGGACAGCTTATCTGCCCGTTTTGTGAGGAAGCGCTGAACAACGCACTTGTTGTCGCAAATATGGGACTTGTCGGCCTTATACTTGAAATGAAGGTCTTCAAAGCCGAATCAAAGGAACATGCAGGCAGAATCGCAAAGTCAGTCGTCGGAAAGGCTCTTCGCGATGTACCGCTGAAAGTCCTGGAAATAAAGGAGCTCTAAAATTATGATTTCAGTTGTAGGACATACTGCAATTGATCATATTTTTACTCTACCAAAACTTCCGGAAAGACACAACTCGGTTCCCGTACTTGATCATAAAATCTATTTTGGAGGCGGTGCAGCAAATATCGCCGCAGGAATCGCAGTTCTCGGCGGAGATGCCGTTTTAATAAGTGCTGTAGGAAAAGATTTTGAGAACAGCAACTACGACAAATGGCTTAAAGAACTCGGTGTTTCAGGCAGTTTCTTCGTCTCTGAAGACAAGAACACCGCCACGTGCTACCTGTTCAATGATACCAGAGGAGATCAGACCACTGTATTTGAATGGGGTGCATCCGAGCTTTTCAAGACCGAAGATGCACCAGCCCTTGAATTTGTGCATATGGCAACATCAGATCCTGAATTCAACGTAAGGGTTGCGGAAAAAGCAGAATTTTCCTCATTTGACCCAGGCCAGGACCTTATAAAATACACAAAGGAAGAGCTTATATCAATAATCGGAAACATTGATATCCTGTTTGCAAACCAGCACGAAGTCAAAAGAATGTGTGATAAAACCGGGATTAAAAAGACAGATTTCCTGAAAAATATTCCCGTTTCAGTAATAACCATGTCAGAGGAGGGAAGTGAGCTTCACGTAAACGGAAACACTTTCAGAATTCCTGCAATTCCCGTGAAATTAGAAGACCCTACAGGCGCCGGAGATGCCTACAGGGCCGGTTTTCTTACGGCATACAAAAAAGGCTGTTCTGAAGAAACATGCTGCAAGATAGGAACAACAACCGCGTCTTTTGCAGTTGAAAAAACGGGATGCCAGACTAACCTCTGCGACTGGAACCGAATGCTGGAAAGATATAAAAAGTATTTCGGTGAGCTCTGAACAATCTATATACACAATAATAGTTTTCAAAACCTGAAAACCAATAGACCATAAATCAAAGAAGGTATTAATTAAATGGCACAGGTTGGTGAATCAAAAATTGAAGGTCTCAGCAGGTTCCTGTTCAAGGCTCCTTCATGGCCGAGATCTCTTGTAATTATATTTATTCTTGGGATGGTTCTTGACATTGCAAGTATAATAAGAAATAATGACATTCACCTGTTCGGTTTTTTCGGATTTTTTATTCCGGCATTTCTCGCTTTCATCCTGACAAAGCCGCTTGTCGAAATATTCGGTAAAAAAATTACATGGAACAGGTCGGCTCTTCTTGCACTTGCATGCACGGTCTTTTCGATAATAATAAGTTTATTTCCGGTTCTTCTGGTATTTGAAGGGATTTTTCCGCTTTTATTTTCCATATCATTAGGATTTATATTTGCAATCAGGCTGATTGTTCTTGTAGCGATTGCAGATTATAAAATGTCTCATATGATAATTCCAGCCTTTACACAGAGTTTTTTTGCAATAATTCCCGGAATATTTTATTTTGACATCATGTTTGCATTTAGTGCTCTTCTTATTCACCTGTTGTTCGGCATTGGTGTAATTCTTTTTCTGTGGCTTATAGAAAGGCCGTTAAAGAAAAACTTTCATATAAGCGCTCTTAACTTTATCAACGCCTTTATAGCCCACAACACCGACGGATCAAAATCCCTTGAGGACTTTTTTCATGAAATCGGAGAAGATGTATATGTCCCACAGGTCACACTTTTCTTTAAAAGAGAAGACAAAAAAGACATCCTGTTTACTGTCCCCAACCTTCACCCCGGCCCTATGGGAGAGATAGGTGGAGGGAACCTTCCGAGGATTCTTCACGAATCCCTCGGAGGTGAAACCATCGTTGCGCACGGATGTGCAACACATGATTTCAACCTCATATCCGAAAACGAAATTCCCAAAGTCGTATCCGCAATCGAAAAAACGAAAGACACAATTGTTTACAGCAGCACAGCCGGAAGATCAGAGAGATATAAATACGGTTCAGTCCAGGTCCTGGCACAGCCTTTTGGTGATGCCCTTCTTCTTATAAGCACAAGGTACCCTGAAATGACCGAAGACGTGGACTATCCTATCGGTCTTTCCATAATGTCCGAGGGGCACAAAAGGTTTAACCATATTGCATTTGTAGACGCCCATAACTGCATGGTTGAAGTAGCAAGTCCTGTTATGCCCGCATCTCTTACGGCGTATGAGTACATGAAAGTCTGTGATCTCGCAGGAAAAGAGTCTTTTAACAAAAAACAGGAGAACTTTGAGGCAGGGGTCTCACATATAAAAGTCCCTTTTACGCGTGAAGAAGGATTCGGAGACATCGGGATACAGGTCCTTGTCACCAGGACAAACGGAAACACAACGGCTTATGTTCTTTTCGACGGCAACAACATGTTAAACGGTGTCAGGAAAGTCTTAAGGGACAAAAT comes from the Methanomicrobium sp. W14 genome and includes:
- a CDS encoding DUF5350 domain-containing protein; amino-acid sequence: MGKTGITTWTQIKSVSGQLRLVPQKEGNYKKPGPNQRFKSGAKLKRAVQKTQDAGRGGRRGRQQSRSRTPQVDPRFRRRIKRSAASIKGAKAKSK
- a CDS encoding nitroreductase family protein, translated to MNSSDFYDFIETRSSVRDFSSDPVSDEDLNYIIKCAGKSPSAGNRESWDVVIVTDESIKEDLSDAAFGQEHIIQAPVVLAVCANYVRSMSQYGERGILYAVEDASIAATYMMLAAHSLRLQTCWTGAFDDDEISEILGLLKHARPVTLLAIGHGTLPEYRAERMPISEHVHEETW
- a CDS encoding DUF555 domain-containing protein, which encodes MSDYLVTLESAWIVKDVDTLDDAIGIAISEAGKRLNPSAKFVDIEIGQLICPFCEEALNNALVVANMGLVGLILEMKVFKAESKEHAGRIAKSVVGKALRDVPLKVLEIKEL
- a CDS encoding carbohydrate kinase family protein — encoded protein: MISVVGHTAIDHIFTLPKLPERHNSVPVLDHKIYFGGGAANIAAGIAVLGGDAVLISAVGKDFENSNYDKWLKELGVSGSFFVSEDKNTATCYLFNDTRGDQTTVFEWGASELFKTEDAPALEFVHMATSDPEFNVRVAEKAEFSSFDPGQDLIKYTKEELISIIGNIDILFANQHEVKRMCDKTGIKKTDFLKNIPVSVITMSEEGSELHVNGNTFRIPAIPVKLEDPTGAGDAYRAGFLTAYKKGCSEETCCKIGTTTASFAVEKTGCQTNLCDWNRMLERYKKYFGEL
- a CDS encoding DUF2070 family protein, producing the protein MAQVGESKIEGLSRFLFKAPSWPRSLVIIFILGMVLDIASIIRNNDIHLFGFFGFFIPAFLAFILTKPLVEIFGKKITWNRSALLALACTVFSIIISLFPVLLVFEGIFPLLFSISLGFIFAIRLIVLVAIADYKMSHMIIPAFTQSFFAIIPGIFYFDIMFAFSALLIHLLFGIGVILFLWLIERPLKKNFHISALNFINAFIAHNTDGSKSLEDFFHEIGEDVYVPQVTLFFKREDKKDILFTVPNLHPGPMGEIGGGNLPRILHESLGGETIVAHGCATHDFNLISENEIPKVVSAIEKTKDTIVYSSTAGRSERYKYGSVQVLAQPFGDALLLISTRYPEMTEDVDYPIGLSIMSEGHKRFNHIAFVDAHNCMVEVASPVMPASLTAYEYMKVCDLAGKESFNKKQENFEAGVSHIKVPFTREEGFGDIGIQVLVTRTNGNTTAYVLFDGNNMLNGVRKVLRDKILELVDECELMTTDSHVVNTLSGKNPVGYKIPADKILPYVLSSVKEAISDLSPASCGATTAWCEGIAVFGSHRISQLASSVNAMLTFIAPLGLAILLLAFVFSIIGYFILV